The following proteins come from a genomic window of Trifolium pratense cultivar HEN17-A07 linkage group LG4, ARS_RC_1.1, whole genome shotgun sequence:
- the LOC123881411 gene encoding phosphatidylinositol/phosphatidylcholine transfer protein SFH13-like, translated as MSGIEEVVVVDMENSEEERIRRSRIRRLKKKAINASCRFTHSLKKTRGNRKIDYRFPIEDVRDEQEESAVFQLRHRLIHMPPNHDHYHTLLRFLKARDFNIEKTIQMWEEMVIWRKQYGTDTILQDFDFEELEEVLQYYPQGYHGVDKEGHPVYIERLGKAYPSRLMRITTMDRYLKYHVQEFERALHEKFPACSISSKRWISSTTTILDVHGLGMKNFSPTAANLLAAITKIDNSYYPETLHRMYIVNAGPGFRKMLWPAAQKFLDAKTIAKIQVLEPKSLSKLHDIIDSSQLPDFLGGSCKCPGEGGCLRSSKGPWNDPSIMKFVGNVEETFVRQILKVSNEQQKIDHFQTHLQKERSSDMPTAEFWSEITESCSPIRQRKLTLPSLASSHEEVRVSDSHHSCNDNTSTEKMLKSDQFQFARERSLQNGDTGNTTSFTCRENSKGTSVRNWFGLVKEKVGRTNFLSASSMLIYLFQRLDIFFHSLKLEFWRTSNDIVVEHNISNHTEDVETQSKEDHILPCIQQRLQRLEKAFTELSHRPADIPIEKEKMLMSSLDRIKSVEFDLENTKRVLHDTVMKQVEITQLLENLKTSKYKQRRVFC; from the exons ATGTCTGGTATTGAagaagttgttgttgttgatatggAGAACTCAGAAGAAGAAAGAATAAGAAGATCAAGAATTAGAAGATTAAAGAAAAAAGCTATAAATGCTTCATGTAGATTCACTCATTCACTTAAGAAAACAAGAGGGAATAGAAAAATTGATTATAGGTTTCCAATTGAAGATGTTAGAGATGAACAAGAGGAATCAGCTGTTTTTCAATTGCGTCATAGGTTGATTCATATGCCTCCTAATCATGATCATTATCATACATTGTTAAG GTTTTTGAAAGCTAGGGATTTTAACATTGAGAAGACTATTCAGATGTGGGAAGAAATGGTTATTTGGAGAAAACAATATGGAACTGATACCATCCTTCAG GATTTTGACTTTGAAGAGCTAGAAGAAGTATTGCAGTATTACCCCCAAGGTTACCATGGAGTCGATAAGGAAGGTCACCCAGTTTACATCGAGAGGCTTGGGAAAGCTTATCCTAGCCGCTTAATGCGCATAACCACAATGGATCGATATTTAAAATACCATGTCCAGGAGTTCGAGAGGGCCCTGCATGAGAAATTTCCAGCGTGTTCTATCTCATCGAAGAGATGGATTTCTTCAACCACAACTATATTAGATGTACATGGCTTG GGAATGAAGAATTTCTCGCCTACTGCTGCAAATCTGTTGGCTGCTATCACAAAAATTGATAACAGTTACTATCCTGAG ACATTACATCGAATGTATATCGTCAATGCTGGTCCCGGCTTTAGGAAGATGCTTTGGCCTGCTGCTCAGAAGTTCCTTGATGCGAAAACTATTGCAAAGATACAG GTTCTTGAACCAAAGTCTTTATCTAAATTACATGATATCATTGACTCTAG TCAGTTGCCGGATTTTTTGGGTGGCTCATGTAAATGTCCAGGAGAAGGTGGATGTCTTAGGTCTAGCAAAGGTCCATGGAATGATCCTAGTATAATGAAG TTTGTTGGTAATGTGGAGGAAACATTTGTGAGACAAATCCTTAAAGTTTCCAATGAACAGCAGAAAATTGACCATTTTCAAACACACCTACAAAAG GAACGAAGCAGCGATATGCCAACAGCAGAATTTTGGTCAGAAATCACTGAATCTTGCTCGCCGATTAGACAAAGGAAACTTACTCTTCCTAGTTTAGCCTCTTCTCATGAAGAA GTCAGGGTATCAGATAGCCATCACAGTTGTAATGATAATACTTCTACAGAAAAAATGCTCAAAAGTGATCAATTTCAATTTGCTCGGGAACGATCATTGCAAAACGGTGATACGGGGAACACTACTTCATTTACTTGTAGAGAAAATTCCAAAG GCACGTCAGTCAGAAATTGGTTCGGCTTAGTTAAGGAAAAAGTGGGGAGAACAAATTTCTTATCTGCGTCAAGCATGTTGATATATCTTTTTCAAAGATTAGATATATTCTTCCACagtttaaaattagaattttggAGAACAAGTAACGATATTGTGGTGGAACATAACATCAGTAACCATACAGAAGATGTCGAAACACAGTCCAAAGAGGATCATATTCTTCCATGTATACAACAACGTCTTCAAAGATTAGAAAAAGCGTTTACGGAACTTAGCCATAGACCAGCTGATATACCTATTGAGAAGGAGAAAATGCTTATGAGCTCTTTGGATAGGATTAAATCTGTCGAGTTCGACCTTGAAAATACTAAGAGG GTGCTACATGATACAGTGATGAAACAAGTTGAGATTACTCAGTTACTGGAGAATTTGAAGACATCAAAATATAAA CAAAGAAGAGTGTTCTGTTGA